From Nicotiana tabacum cultivar K326 chromosome 20, ASM71507v2, whole genome shotgun sequence, one genomic window encodes:
- the LOC142174544 gene encoding uncharacterized protein LOC142174544 — protein sequence MVLQQQYREKGFKKYSKLISLLLVAEQNNDLLKRNHENRPIGSTPLPEVDEVYSHYAKRGKGRGPINGRGRGRGQGRNFSSVNHPPKKNNHQKWKGKDEKPKANGSETECYRCSGKGHWENICRVPRHLVELYQASLKNKGPEANFVSNNNFDITHLDVADFFEHPDGKIDHLIGDGSMVKDD from the coding sequence atggtccTGCAACAACAGTATAGAGAGAAAGGTTTCAAAAAGTACTCTaagttgatttctcttctccttgtggctGAACAAAATAACGACTTGCTCAAGAGAAATCACGAAAATCGACCCATtgggtctacaccattgcctgaagtggatgaggtgtattcccattatgctAAGCGTGGAAAAGGCCGTGGCCCCATTAATGGTCGTGGTCGTGGCCGTGGACAAGGAAGAAATTTTTCTAGTGTTAATCACcccccaaagaaaaataaccaccaaaagtggaaagggaaagatgagaagcCAAAGGCAAATGGTTCAGAAACTGAATGTTATCGTTGCAGTGGAAAAGGGCATTGGGAAAATATTTGTCGTGTACCAAgacatttggttgagctttatcaagcatctctaaagaaTAAAGGCCCTGAAGCCAATTTTGTCTCTAACAATAATtttgacatcacccacttggatgtgGCAGACTTCTTTGAGCACCCTGATGGGAAAATAGACCACTTGATTGGTGATGGATCCATGGTTAAAGATGATTGA